A genome region from Maylandia zebra isolate NMK-2024a linkage group LG6, Mzebra_GT3a, whole genome shotgun sequence includes the following:
- the LOC143419092 gene encoding leukocyte elastase inhibitor-like translates to MSDTGSPGMQRRRRKVLDTSVAYVRGEENLVEKTRHLLGEAAPVGTAPTTKSLSESLSPSVSSGTLSTSTSVSSQISSTTFESLSLISPIGRDPSVTSFSSATLTPSSTCPSLSDSRCGSMGQKTPENSSRASSPSCSDCENFPMVPTLETSYLARAAKNEFLNLVPDIEEMRPGPNEFLKGTKKHYNAELESVDFKGNAEEARVHINSWVEKQTQDKIKDLLSQDAVGSLTKLVLVNAIYFKGSWNTQFKEEKTADVHFRLNKNDTKPVKMMQQKSKFPFATIPEANCKILEMPYKGNDLSMLIFLPNDIEDDTTGLEKLEKELTYQNFVDWTRPDMMSPNEVDVKLPRFKMEEKYDLEKILTNMGMENAFDIYKRDFSGMSPANDLIVSKVVHKALVDVNEEGAEAAAATGVDMEVRSITIPAEFVADHPFIFFIRHKPTKSILFVGRYCSPE, encoded by the exons ATGTCTGACACTGGAAGCCCAG ggatgcagaggaggaggaggaaggtgctGGACACATCAGTGGCTTATGTGCGTGGAGAGGAGAACCTG GTGGAAAAGACCCGTCACCTTCTGGGAGAGGCGGCTCCCGTGGGAACAGCTCCCACCACCAAGTCCCTGAGTGAGTCTCTGTCCCCCAGCGTGAGCTCCGGCACTCTGTCCACatccacctccgtctcctcgcagatctccagcaccacctttgaAAGC ctttctcTCATCTCACCGATCGGACGTGATCCATCCGTGACGAGCTTCAGCAGTGCCACCCTCACCCCTTCCTCTACCTGCCCCTCTCTCTCGGACTCGCGCTGTGGCTCCATGGGCCagaa GACCCCTGAGAACAGCTCACGTGCCTCCAGTCCCTCCTGCTCAGACTGTGAAAACTTCCCGATGGTTCCCACTCTGGAGACCTCCTACCTTGCGCGGGCTGCAAAGAACGAGTTCCTGAACTTGGTGCCTGATATTGAAGAAATGCGACCAGG ACCAAAT GAATTTTTAAAAGGCACCAAAAAGCATTACAACGCTGAGCTCGAGTCTGTGGACTTCAAAGGAAATGCAGAGGAGGCCAGGGTCCACATCAACAGCTGGGTGGAGAAGCAGACACAAG ATAAAATCAAGGACTTGCTAAGCCAGGATGCAGTGGGTAGCCTGACGAAGCTGGTTCTCGTGAATGCCATTTACTTCAAGGGCAGCTGGAACACGCAGTTTAAGGAGGAGAAGACTGCTGATGTGCATTTTCGACTGAACAAG AACGACACTAAGCCGGTGAAGATGATGCAGCAGAAAAGTAAATTTCCTTTTGCGACCATTCCTGAGGCCAACTGCAAG ATTCTTGAGATGCCGTATAAAGGAAATGACCTCAGCATGCTCATATTCCTGCCTAATGACATAGAAGATGATACCACAGGCTTGGAAAAG CTGGAGAAGGAGCTGACCTATCAGAACTTTGTGGACTGGACTCGCCCAGACATGATGAGCCCCAACGAGGTTGATGTCAAGCTCCCTCGATTTAAGATGGAGGAGAAGTATGACTTGGAGAAAATCCTGACCAACATGGGAATGGAGAACGCTTTTGACATCTACAAGAGAGACTTCTCTG GAATGTCTCCAGCAAATGACCTGATAGTGTCCAAAGTTGTCCACAAGGCTTTGGTGGATGTAAATGAAGAAGGAGctgaggctgctgctgccactgggGTTGACATGGAAGTCCGCTCTATAACGATTCCCGCTGAGTTTGTTGCCGACCATCccttcatcttcttcatccGACATAAACCCACCAAGAGCATTCTCTTTGTGGGCCGGTACTGCTCACCCGAGTAA